One stretch of Candidatus Bathyarchaeia archaeon DNA includes these proteins:
- a CDS encoding glycosyltransferase family 2 protein produces the protein MGVKVTIGLCIKHSGTRVETALQSISQQNYSHQDLSLVIVDEDEPNGIPENINRFAKETDIKTAIIQVQNRGLGASRQIAIENAEGNYIVWVDDDFVLKEDFVSKHVEFMEQNPKIAAAIAKETPIKTTFLSLFEYYLVYLGNLHPEVTPLGGFEIFRLKAVKQVGGFDPEIKGASEDQDLVIRLKKAGWTVSANPSAKYYRKFRPETWKAVWCKNLWYGYGRHFVYHKHKDQTARWELFFPLGFWTGLKSALALYKVLPEKTVFLLAPFCFFMNAAGFVGFFRADLEGYGHKQKTNKTARSMPLAF, from the coding sequence ATGGGTGTCAAAGTAACGATAGGCTTATGCATTAAACATTCAGGAACACGAGTTGAAACAGCCCTTCAAAGCATATCACAGCAAAATTACTCCCACCAAGACCTAAGCTTAGTAATTGTTGATGAAGACGAACCCAACGGAATCCCAGAAAACATAAACCGATTCGCAAAAGAAACCGACATAAAAACCGCCATAATCCAAGTTCAAAATAGGGGACTGGGGGCGTCACGGCAAATAGCAATCGAAAACGCAGAAGGCAACTACATTGTCTGGGTTGACGACGACTTCGTTTTAAAGGAAGACTTTGTAAGCAAACACGTTGAATTCATGGAGCAAAACCCCAAAATAGCCGCAGCCATAGCAAAAGAAACCCCCATCAAAACCACGTTCCTCTCACTCTTTGAATACTACTTGGTTTATCTGGGCAATTTACATCCGGAAGTAACTCCGTTGGGCGGATTTGAAATTTTCCGGCTAAAAGCAGTAAAGCAAGTCGGCGGATTTGACCCTGAAATCAAAGGCGCATCTGAAGACCAAGACCTGGTTATCAGGCTAAAAAAAGCGGGATGGACGGTTTCAGCCAATCCCTCCGCGAAGTACTACCGAAAATTCCGCCCTGAAACGTGGAAAGCAGTTTGGTGTAAAAACCTCTGGTACGGCTATGGACGCCACTTCGTTTACCATAAACATAAAGACCAAACAGCTCGTTGGGAGCTTTTCTTTCCGCTGGGTTTTTGGACAGGCCTAAAAAGCGCCCTCGCATTATACAAGGTGCTTCCTGAAAAGACGGTTTTTCTTTTGGCGCCCTTTTGCTTCTTCATGAACGCCGCAGGGTTTGTTGGCTTTTTCCGCGCGGACTTGGAGGGGTATGGACACAAACAAAAAACTAACAAAACAGCACGCTCAATGCCTCTTGCGTTTTAA
- the rfbH gene encoding lipopolysaccharide biosynthesis protein RfbH — MNELSLRKTIFKNIKEILAQRSMSAKKQTQGFGVQYSGAVYDDEEINGMINAILDGRFGVGKNTNQFEAELAKLIGAKKAIMSNSGSSANLLSVSAIMRYGLDGNGGLKPGDEVITPALAFPTTINPILQNSLVPVFLDSDLGTYNMSTDCLSDALSSKTKAIMLSHTLGNPNDMKLLLEFAQNHDLIVIEDACDALGSKYAGQQVGSFGDLATFSFYPAHHITTGEGGCVVTSNENLSKVVRSMRDWGRACVMNMCFPLSCTDRSCPRSASYEQRYNLKGLPQDYDLRYSYINIGYNFEPTEIQAAMGLAQLKKLPQFIKQREKNFNQLYEFFKNYEEFFILPKWSKESEPSWFAFPLTIREEAPFNRSDLVTWLIKRKIETKVLFGGNIIKHPAYLNANYRVAQKLTNTDLVMHNSFFVGVYPGLNQNHITYICNVFQSFFHSICQFPLIQPKSNSELQLLRNNRHVANSPMTNSAENFLGK; from the coding sequence ATGAATGAGCTTTCTCTTCGCAAAACCATTTTTAAGAATATTAAAGAAATTTTAGCACAGCGTTCCATGAGCGCTAAAAAACAGACACAAGGGTTCGGCGTTCAATATTCAGGTGCAGTATATGACGATGAAGAAATCAACGGAATGATAAACGCCATTTTGGATGGTCGATTCGGCGTAGGTAAAAATACCAATCAGTTTGAGGCAGAGTTGGCAAAACTAATTGGTGCAAAAAAGGCGATTATGTCTAATTCGGGTTCTTCAGCCAACTTGCTTTCAGTCTCGGCTATAATGCGGTATGGACTTGATGGAAATGGCGGGCTTAAACCAGGAGATGAAGTTATAACGCCTGCCTTGGCGTTTCCGACAACGATAAATCCAATATTACAGAATAGTCTGGTTCCAGTGTTTTTGGACTCAGATTTGGGCACATACAATATGTCAACAGATTGCCTGTCCGATGCCTTGTCAAGCAAAACCAAGGCAATTATGCTATCGCATACTCTGGGAAACCCCAATGACATGAAGCTGCTTTTGGAGTTTGCCCAGAACCACGATTTGATTGTGATAGAAGACGCTTGTGACGCTTTGGGGTCTAAGTATGCAGGGCAACAGGTTGGCTCTTTTGGGGACCTTGCAACTTTCAGTTTCTACCCAGCGCATCACATAACCACGGGAGAAGGCGGATGTGTTGTCACAAGCAACGAAAACCTGTCAAAGGTTGTTCGGTCCATGAGAGATTGGGGACGGGCATGTGTGATGAACATGTGTTTTCCGCTAAGCTGCACCGACAGGTCATGCCCTAGGTCAGCAAGCTATGAACAAAGATACAACCTCAAAGGGTTACCCCAAGACTATGACCTGAGATACTCCTACATAAACATCGGATACAATTTTGAACCCACTGAAATTCAAGCCGCCATGGGTCTTGCTCAGCTTAAGAAGCTGCCTCAATTCATTAAACAACGAGAAAAAAACTTTAACCAGCTATATGAGTTCTTCAAGAACTATGAAGAATTCTTTATTCTGCCTAAATGGTCCAAAGAAAGTGAGCCTAGCTGGTTCGCTTTTCCCTTAACCATACGCGAGGAAGCCCCGTTTAACCGAAGCGACCTCGTCACTTGGTTAATAAAACGTAAAATTGAGACAAAAGTGCTTTTCGGAGGCAACATAATCAAGCACCCCGCATATTTAAACGCCAATTACCGTGTTGCTCAAAAACTCACAAACACAGACCTTGTGATGCATAACTCATTTTTTGTAGGCGTTTACCCTGGACTTAACCAAAACCACATAACGTACATTTGTAACGTTTTTCAGTCTTTCTTCCACTCAATTTGTCAGTTTCCTCTGATTCAACCAAAATCAAACAGCGAACTCCAACTTTTAAGAAACAACAGGCACGTAGCCAATTCACCCATGACAAACTCGGCGGAGAATTTTCTGGGAAAATAG
- a CDS encoding polysaccharide deacetylase family protein produces the protein MQSKVCSIFLAALLVSATIFSLAGLAFPTKAFSSPAWNFEDHTLTHPDLTVLTPIQIANELTSMNIVFQTHGLPPPLHLAYPTGALNEQVVSVVSQYRLTGRTTGGSGPEPYPVPDWFTMSAACMQADADFNQLKALIDNAVVQKKLLNLFTHQVTNPPAVYGTTPQILGQVLDYLVAQQDAGNLEVLTMRQAYMDFDGQKAVVVISFDDGWVTDYTVAWPMFAARGLAGTSYIIGQAVDANDPYRLNWGMVAQMANIPEPTSWSVSINSNPPLTGYTTPSGIVNIESGPLTVTANPAPNYRFSSWLFDGNVLTGNPVTLPAQSGGSFHSLTANFVPTSVSAIFQDGFESGSFGSWWWTDGAPAVVSSPAHMGSYAAQAVGGYSYWDKLLDNSYNDLFFAGYVQFPALLSNDQATYFMNVYDTPYTHVVAGGMYSFGGNNYWLLNVNGDWFLSAPANIEPNHWYFLEIEYNTDGAANLWIDDTLMALALGQNLPTNAQHLQAGNPSGATPAGFTSYCDDFTAATGYISRNSEPPPPPPTFELTVNAYDNYGIQIAATVLIDNNPVGAAGETFSVSQGSHTLQVNAPIGYTFQNFTYNGNIDPNNPTTLLVTSTMTATAKYIQTTQPLFSDGFEEGDFNAWSGTATSSGGSLQTATSPVHDGQNAAHVTTSAAGQNANTYQNMADSLPAVNANLYVNFATFNSDTQPVLLMYQTEGGEANIAYLRIAYYGPESAVLQIANYANGQIYTSAPFVFSTNTWYNVRMRVSVGSSGALQGWCNGELLIDEANVNLGSSNIGRVGVGCAYSWGADNLYIDTVTLTD, from the coding sequence GTGCAAAGCAAAGTATGTTCTATATTTTTGGCAGCATTGTTGGTTTCTGCAACCATATTCTCTCTTGCAGGCTTGGCATTTCCCACGAAAGCTTTTTCGTCGCCCGCCTGGAACTTTGAAGACCACACACTCACCCACCCAGACCTAACGGTTTTAACGCCCATCCAAATCGCCAATGAACTCACATCAATGAATATTGTTTTCCAAACGCACGGTTTACCGCCGCCCTTGCATCTTGCTTACCCCACTGGCGCCCTCAACGAGCAGGTGGTAAGTGTTGTTTCGCAGTACCGTTTAACGGGCAGAACCACTGGTGGTTCGGGTCCTGAACCGTACCCTGTGCCAGACTGGTTTACTATGTCTGCGGCGTGTATGCAAGCTGATGCTGATTTTAACCAGTTGAAGGCGTTAATTGATAACGCGGTGGTTCAGAAGAAATTATTGAATTTGTTCACGCACCAAGTTACTAATCCACCTGCAGTTTATGGAACTACACCTCAGATTTTAGGTCAAGTGCTGGATTATTTAGTAGCCCAGCAAGATGCAGGCAACTTGGAGGTTTTAACGATGCGCCAAGCCTACATGGATTTTGATGGCCAAAAAGCAGTTGTTGTGATAAGTTTTGACGATGGGTGGGTCACGGACTACACGGTTGCTTGGCCAATGTTTGCCGCCAGAGGACTTGCAGGAACCAGCTACATAATTGGACAAGCTGTAGACGCCAATGACCCCTACCGGCTTAACTGGGGAATGGTGGCTCAGATGGCTAACATCCCTGAACCTACAAGCTGGTCGGTTTCCATCAATTCAAATCCACCACTGACAGGATACACTACACCTTCAGGCATAGTAAACATTGAATCTGGCCCGCTAACAGTAACTGCAAACCCAGCGCCAAACTACAGGTTTAGCAGTTGGCTCTTTGACGGAAACGTCTTGACTGGGAACCCCGTGACGTTGCCCGCTCAGAGTGGAGGAAGCTTCCATAGTTTAACCGCAAACTTTGTCCCAACCAGTGTTTCAGCAATATTCCAAGACGGCTTTGAAAGTGGAAGCTTTGGCAGTTGGTGGTGGACCGATGGCGCCCCCGCTGTTGTTTCTTCACCGGCACATATGGGTTCTTATGCAGCTCAAGCAGTCGGAGGCTACTCTTACTGGGACAAACTCCTCGACAACAGCTACAATGACTTGTTTTTTGCAGGGTATGTTCAGTTCCCAGCCTTATTATCAAACGACCAGGCAACTTACTTCATGAATGTATATGACACGCCGTACACCCATGTGGTCGCTGGCGGCATGTACAGCTTCGGCGGTAATAACTACTGGCTGTTAAACGTTAACGGTGACTGGTTCCTTTCTGCTCCGGCAAACATAGAGCCGAATCATTGGTACTTTTTGGAGATAGAATACAACACTGACGGAGCTGCAAACCTGTGGATTGACGACACCTTGATGGCGTTGGCGTTGGGACAAAATCTGCCAACCAATGCCCAACACTTACAGGCAGGCAACCCGTCTGGAGCAACTCCTGCTGGTTTCACTTCTTACTGCGACGACTTCACAGCTGCAACGGGTTACATCAGCAGGAACAGTGAGCCGCCTCCACCGCCTCCGACTTTTGAACTTACGGTTAACGCGTACGATAATTATGGCATCCAGATTGCTGCAACGGTTTTAATCGATAACAACCCCGTTGGGGCTGCGGGAGAAACATTTAGCGTGTCACAGGGCTCGCACACTCTTCAAGTTAATGCGCCCATCGGATACACTTTCCAGAACTTTACCTATAACGGGAACATAGACCCCAACAACCCCACAACTCTCCTAGTAACCTCCACCATGACAGCCACCGCCAAGTACATACAGACAACTCAGCCTCTTTTCAGCGACGGCTTTGAAGAAGGAGACTTTAACGCATGGAGCGGAACAGCAACAAGCAGCGGCGGTTCACTACAAACCGCAACCAGCCCAGTTCACGATGGCCAAAACGCGGCGCATGTAACAACTTCGGCTGCGGGTCAAAACGCAAACACTTACCAGAACATGGCAGATTCTTTGCCTGCGGTTAACGCAAACCTCTATGTAAACTTCGCTACCTTTAACAGTGACACTCAACCCGTATTATTAATGTACCAAACCGAAGGCGGAGAAGCAAACATTGCGTATTTACGCATCGCCTATTATGGTCCTGAGTCAGCGGTTCTTCAGATTGCCAATTACGCAAATGGCCAAATTTACACGTCTGCACCGTTTGTGTTCAGCACAAACACATGGTACAATGTGAGGATGCGAGTGTCTGTAGGCTCATCAGGTGCACTTCAGGGTTGGTGCAACGGCGAACTGCTAATAGATGAAGCAAACGTCAACCTTGGTTCAAGCAACATAGGACGCGTTGGAGTTGGTTGCGCGTATTCTTGGGGCGCCGACAACCTGTACATCGACACGGTAACACTGACAGATTAA
- a CDS encoding beta-1,6-N-acetylglucosaminyltransferase, producing MVKLAYCILTYKEPERVVRLINRLQTEEDLFYVHFDKKVGKQKFAEWKQIIEANCQSANLTVVSHRLCKWGSFGNVEALLDAARYFKKFDYNYYINLSGDCYPIKPIREIKKTFEGSSLGYLEFFKLPCTHWSGNGGLDRLYQRFYFFSFGRKPYPKIVSIPRLIRKVPGNLSPYGGSVWFCLPKEQIEYAADFADSNPRLKSFYKRSGGSDEMFFQTVLANSPYKSKLINNNMRYINWKEGDQGHPKILTQADLEVAFNSGKFFARKFSLSADANILQRIDEAVHTNLQKEKIN from the coding sequence ATGGTTAAACTTGCGTACTGCATATTGACCTATAAGGAGCCTGAAAGAGTAGTTAGGCTCATTAACAGGCTCCAAACCGAAGAAGACCTCTTCTACGTTCATTTCGACAAAAAAGTCGGAAAGCAAAAATTCGCAGAATGGAAACAGATAATTGAAGCAAACTGTCAATCTGCAAACCTCACCGTGGTTTCGCATAGACTCTGTAAATGGGGCTCGTTTGGAAACGTTGAAGCCCTGCTGGACGCTGCAAGATACTTCAAAAAGTTTGACTATAATTACTACATCAACCTGAGCGGTGACTGTTACCCCATCAAGCCTATTAGGGAAATAAAGAAGACGTTTGAAGGATCCAGTTTGGGGTATCTTGAGTTCTTCAAATTACCCTGCACCCACTGGTCAGGTAACGGCGGGTTAGACAGGCTGTATCAACGTTTCTACTTTTTCAGTTTCGGTAGAAAACCTTACCCTAAAATTGTTAGCATCCCGCGTCTGATAAGAAAAGTCCCGGGAAACCTTTCACCTTATGGTGGTTCTGTGTGGTTCTGTTTACCAAAAGAACAAATTGAGTACGCAGCAGATTTTGCTGATTCAAATCCTCGACTAAAAAGCTTCTATAAACGTTCAGGTGGTTCAGACGAGATGTTTTTCCAGACGGTTTTAGCGAATTCACCTTACAAATCAAAACTAATCAACAACAATATGCGATACATCAACTGGAAAGAAGGCGACCAAGGACACCCAAAAATCTTGACACAAGCCGACCTGGAAGTCGCATTTAACAGCGGCAAGTTTTTTGCTCGAAAATTCAGTCTATCAGCCGACGCAAACATACTTCAAAGAATAGACGAGGCAGTCCACACAAATCTGCAAAAAGAGAAAATAAATTAA
- a CDS encoding polysaccharide deacetylase family protein, translating into MLIFSIDVDVGSRVVGIVNKGRNDRNVHNYFSEQTVGEIEEKALPLFLELFDQYGVPVTFGIRGQTLEVDGTILEQVIKSSVHHDIGSHGFSHKMFNEMSSHEVDSELNKLGVLMKDFNVTPTSFIFPKNAVAHLDFLEKYGYKTYRSYGNFRLDCMRIEKRGNLYNINPSLNLDQSINSSILCAILKIAILKRAPLHLWFHLWNFGVSKLSIERSINRVFRPLLKYAQSEANCGTISLETMASAQKKVEPFFKPKQDAH; encoded by the coding sequence ATGCTCATTTTCTCCATTGACGTAGACGTAGGAAGCAGAGTCGTAGGAATAGTAAACAAAGGTCGAAATGACCGAAATGTCCATAACTATTTCAGTGAACAAACCGTCGGTGAAATTGAGGAAAAGGCGTTACCGCTTTTTCTTGAACTCTTTGACCAGTACGGCGTACCGGTTACATTTGGTATCCGGGGGCAAACCTTGGAGGTGGACGGAACCATTTTAGAACAAGTCATCAAGTCCAGTGTCCACCACGACATTGGTTCACACGGTTTTTCTCACAAGATGTTCAACGAGATGTCATCACATGAAGTGGACTCCGAGCTAAATAAACTGGGAGTTTTAATGAAGGATTTCAATGTGACCCCCACAAGCTTCATTTTCCCCAAAAACGCCGTAGCACACTTGGACTTTCTAGAAAAATACGGCTACAAGACCTATCGAAGTTACGGGAATTTCAGATTAGACTGCATGCGAATAGAGAAACGCGGCAACCTGTACAACATTAACCCAAGCTTGAACTTGGACCAAAGCATAAACTCTTCAATTTTATGTGCAATATTGAAAATTGCCATTTTAAAAAGAGCGCCTCTTCACTTGTGGTTTCATCTGTGGAATTTTGGGGTTTCAAAATTGTCAATAGAGAGGAGCATAAACCGAGTGTTTCGGCCACTGCTAAAATATGCACAGAGTGAGGCAAACTGCGGCACGATAAGTCTAGAAACAATGGCTTCAGCACAAAAGAAAGTGGAACCTTTCTTCAAACCAAAACAAGATGCCCATTAA
- a CDS encoding oligosaccharide flippase family protein, protein MDKALSMGKTSATGSFQLMVGVVLSTVIMAVGTIFLARVLPDASEYGIYGVALIPSSIINFFRDWGINSAMTKQIASLRTENRNEEVHEVIVSGMIFEVVSGAALSLLCYVLSGFLATVLNAPEAAPLIAIMSVSIFAGAVLAAATSIFVGYENMKLNSLTVVCQAIVKTAVGPLLVIVGYGVYGAIIGAAVSYVAAGAIGAAAVFVFFLRPLQKKGKGNKHHFYRTIKPMFAFGAPLMVSNFVIGVLPLVINSLMFIYAGALMYGNYTAALNFAVLSTFLTLPINTVLFPAFSKLNADKDEGLLQTVFASSVKYTSVFMVPATLAIMILATPMVNTLFGYLPSGDPKYAFAPYFLALTVAVNLFALVGNYSVGNFLAGVGETKLLMKQGILTLALGLPLAFILVPTYGVVGGILGNLFAAVPSMIWGLYWIWKHYKVKVDIHSSAKIAIASLIASVATALLLSVFYAPDWLRLFFGFTAFIVVYLSSAPLVGAINQADLNNLRTMLSGLGVVSKMLEIPFRFMEKSLKIRHKQTLSKSQLEV, encoded by the coding sequence ATGGATAAAGCATTGAGCATGGGTAAGACATCGGCTACTGGCAGTTTTCAGCTCATGGTCGGCGTGGTTCTCTCCACGGTGATAATGGCTGTTGGAACCATCTTTTTAGCGCGGGTGTTACCTGACGCCTCAGAGTACGGAATATACGGAGTCGCCTTAATACCTTCCTCAATCATCAATTTCTTCAGAGACTGGGGAATAAACTCGGCTATGACCAAACAGATAGCCAGCCTCAGAACAGAAAACAGAAACGAAGAGGTCCATGAAGTAATTGTTTCAGGCATGATTTTTGAGGTGGTCAGCGGCGCCGCATTATCTTTGCTGTGTTACGTCTTGTCAGGCTTCTTAGCCACCGTGCTCAACGCCCCTGAAGCCGCACCCTTAATTGCCATCATGTCAGTCTCCATATTCGCAGGAGCAGTTCTGGCTGCAGCCACTTCCATCTTTGTTGGGTACGAAAACATGAAACTCAACAGCCTGACGGTGGTGTGCCAAGCCATCGTTAAAACCGCTGTTGGACCACTTCTTGTCATAGTAGGATACGGCGTGTACGGAGCAATAATTGGAGCTGCAGTGTCATATGTTGCGGCAGGAGCAATCGGTGCAGCAGCTGTTTTTGTTTTTTTCCTCAGACCTTTACAGAAAAAAGGCAAAGGTAACAAACACCACTTTTATAGAACCATCAAACCGATGTTTGCTTTCGGCGCGCCTTTGATGGTTTCCAATTTTGTAATAGGCGTACTTCCACTTGTAATTAACTCGTTGATGTTCATTTACGCTGGGGCATTGATGTACGGCAACTATACAGCAGCGTTAAATTTTGCTGTTCTTTCAACATTTCTCACTTTACCCATTAACACAGTTCTGTTCCCCGCTTTTTCGAAGTTAAACGCGGATAAAGATGAAGGGTTATTGCAGACCGTTTTCGCTTCTTCAGTGAAGTACACCTCAGTGTTCATGGTACCTGCGACGTTAGCCATAATGATTCTGGCCACGCCCATGGTGAATACCCTGTTTGGTTACTTACCCTCAGGCGACCCCAAATATGCCTTTGCACCCTACTTCTTGGCGCTCACAGTCGCAGTTAACCTCTTTGCGTTAGTGGGAAACTACAGTGTAGGCAATTTTTTAGCAGGCGTAGGCGAAACAAAACTGCTTATGAAACAAGGCATCCTCACGTTAGCATTGGGGCTACCGTTAGCTTTCATTTTAGTCCCCACATATGGCGTCGTTGGAGGTATACTCGGAAACCTTTTCGCAGCGGTACCCAGCATGATTTGGGGACTTTACTGGATTTGGAAACACTACAAAGTTAAAGTGGACATTCATTCTTCAGCAAAAATCGCCATAGCATCGCTTATAGCCTCGGTTGCTACCGCTCTTCTACTAAGTGTTTTTTATGCACCTGACTGGTTACGGCTATTCTTCGGGTTCACTGCCTTCATTGTAGTGTATCTATCCAGTGCACCCCTTGTTGGGGCAATTAACCAAGCGGACCTCAACAACTTAAGAACCATGCTTTCCGGTTTAGGTGTGGTGTCCAAAATGCTTGAGATTCCGTTTAGGTTCATGGAGAAATCCCTCAAAATTCGGCATAAACAAACCTTGAGCAAGAGCCAGCTTGAGGTCTAA
- a CDS encoding DUF2206 domain-containing protein yields MDNFLKSALIIQALAIVTIFFDIPIARLVFGFIYVSFLPGLLIVRILKLNLKSMVETLVLAVGLSIAFSMFLGLALNELLPLMGFSQPLSLMPLLVVLGAVLLLITFIARDSPGFKYTFTLPNFWQLSLFGMLAAILALSIYGAAYHNSLALLLMATLIVVVAGVALSFRKSLPSIVLPAILVIVAVSLIFQREFITQNLLGFDTFGEFYVFNSANTHSLWNPFLSLTQSELSDYNSMLSVTILPTMYSKLLNLNGEWIFKILYFLLYAFVPLTMYQMYKQNFGIATGFLGAFYFMIFPRFFGEERRQIVGELFLVLIIFTILTYSLSSKKKELLIGIFGAALVVSHYSTFYVFMFCAVVAWVAIFLLEKFKLTKPLEIKKALTARVLLLLFAFGAFWYTFVSTSLYQTFITFITNLSTTFSSGFSDIASRGGTVSEFIAPSFSTMTLTYATDYFISKIPYLLIGIGFILLVLNYKKLNIQLEYVLMAFAALSILVLTFVVPSLAESFVEFRFFHLALILLAPLCFYGGITALSWISKHFMNPAKARSSAIAVLCILFALIFLVKVGYFYEVTDDLSPGASISFSYNQMTSSTDPIVLQTLYGAYVPDCDVYSANWLATCVTNKTSLYADVDARQHVLRGYALTVVDMNNILCNDTNVPPDAYVYLRTMNIQGYLVDPYEGLVNMTYVSSELQDKNRIYSNGNSEIYFSP; encoded by the coding sequence TTGGATAATTTTCTGAAATCGGCTTTAATCATTCAGGCACTGGCTATAGTCACAATATTTTTTGACATTCCAATTGCTCGGCTTGTGTTTGGATTCATTTATGTTTCTTTTTTGCCTGGACTGCTGATTGTTAGGATTCTCAAACTCAACCTGAAAAGCATGGTTGAAACTCTTGTACTCGCTGTAGGGTTAAGCATTGCTTTCTCCATGTTTTTAGGGTTAGCACTAAATGAATTACTACCGCTAATGGGATTTTCCCAGCCACTATCGTTGATGCCTTTGTTAGTGGTTCTGGGCGCAGTTTTGTTGCTTATCACCTTTATTGCACGGGACAGCCCGGGCTTTAAGTACACTTTCACGTTGCCAAATTTCTGGCAGTTATCCCTGTTTGGCATGCTAGCCGCGATTCTTGCCCTTTCAATTTATGGGGCAGCCTACCACAACAGTTTAGCCTTGCTTCTAATGGCAACATTGATAGTCGTAGTGGCAGGGGTTGCGCTTTCTTTTAGAAAATCCTTGCCTTCCATCGTTCTTCCAGCAATCCTAGTAATTGTAGCGGTTTCCCTCATTTTTCAAAGAGAGTTCATCACCCAAAATTTGTTGGGATTTGACACTTTCGGCGAATTTTACGTGTTCAACTCGGCAAATACACATTCGTTGTGGAACCCGTTTCTGTCTTTAACTCAGTCTGAGTTAAGCGATTACAATTCTATGCTCAGCGTAACAATCCTGCCCACAATGTACTCAAAACTGCTAAACCTCAACGGGGAATGGATTTTCAAAATTCTATATTTTTTGTTGTACGCTTTTGTGCCTTTGACTATGTATCAAATGTACAAACAAAACTTTGGGATAGCCACGGGATTTTTGGGTGCCTTCTACTTCATGATTTTCCCGCGGTTTTTCGGCGAAGAAAGACGACAAATAGTCGGCGAACTGTTTTTAGTCTTGATAATTTTCACCATTCTAACATACAGTTTAAGCTCAAAGAAAAAGGAGCTCTTAATTGGCATCTTCGGCGCAGCATTGGTGGTTTCTCATTACTCAACGTTTTACGTGTTCATGTTCTGCGCGGTGGTTGCTTGGGTAGCTATCTTTCTGTTGGAAAAATTTAAGTTGACTAAACCGCTTGAAATCAAAAAAGCGTTAACCGCAAGAGTTTTGCTGCTGCTTTTTGCCTTCGGAGCTTTCTGGTACACCTTTGTTTCCACCTCGCTATACCAAACTTTCATCACGTTCATCACTAATCTTTCAACAACGTTTTCATCAGGATTTTCAGACATCGCGTCAAGAGGCGGCACAGTTTCTGAATTTATTGCCCCAAGCTTTAGCACCATGACCTTAACCTACGCCACAGACTACTTCATAAGCAAAATACCCTATTTACTCATAGGCATCGGCTTCATTCTGCTGGTTCTTAACTACAAGAAGTTGAACATCCAACTGGAATATGTTCTGATGGCGTTTGCAGCTCTTTCAATTCTTGTGTTGACTTTTGTGGTTCCCTCGTTAGCGGAGTCCTTTGTTGAATTCAGGTTCTTTCACTTGGCACTGATCCTTTTAGCTCCGCTTTGCTTTTACGGAGGAATAACTGCCCTATCATGGATTTCAAAGCACTTCATGAACCCAGCAAAAGCCCGTTCGAGTGCAATTGCAGTTCTTTGCATCCTGTTTGCGCTAATTTTCTTAGTTAAAGTGGGCTACTTCTACGAGGTCACTGACGACCTTAGCCCTGGTGCATCCATCTCGTTTAGCTACAACCAAATGACTTCAAGCACTGACCCTATCGTGTTACAAACGTTATATGGCGCTTATGTTCCCGACTGTGACGTTTACAGTGCGAACTGGTTAGCGACTTGCGTGACAAACAAAACCAGCCTCTACGCAGATGTTGATGCGCGACAGCATGTTTTACGAGGCTACGCACTGACAGTGGTTGACATGAATAACATTTTGTGCAATGACACCAACGTGCCGCCAGATGCATATGTGTACTTGCGGACCATGAACATTCAAGGTTACCTTGTTGACCCCTACGAGGGTCTTGTGAACATGACTTACGTGTCAAGTGAACTGCAAGACAAGAACAGAATTTACTCAAATGGAAACAGCGAAATTTACTTCAGTCCGTGA